The following proteins come from a genomic window of bacterium:
- a CDS encoding MscL family protein, which produces MEHRMSYTIRGFFDFVREQGVVGFAVGFMVGGAATRLVGSLVGDVINPLLGLALGAAGDLSEESLRVGSAVVKWGNLVKTAIDFIIVAAVVYVGVRMLGLDKVDKKKQ; this is translated from the coding sequence ATGGAACATCGAATGTCATACACAATCCGCGGGTTTTTTGATTTTGTGCGCGAGCAGGGCGTGGTCGGCTTTGCGGTCGGCTTCATGGTCGGCGGAGCGGCAACACGGCTTGTCGGTTCGCTCGTCGGGGACGTCATTAATCCGCTTCTCGGCCTTGCGCTTGGTGCCGCTGGCGATTTAAGTGAGGAGTCGCTTAGAGTAGGATCCGCTGTGGTGAAATGGGGGAACCTCGTCAAAACGGCCATCGACTTCATTATCGTTGCGGCCGTCGTCTATGTTGGGGTGCGGATGCTGGGACTCGACAAGGTTGATAAGAAGAAGCAATGA
- a CDS encoding AAA family ATPase has translation MPSVALYRKYRPTSFAEVAGQPQVTRALEGALKGGSIAHAYLFAGSRGTGKTSVARIFARAAGVGESDLYEIDAASNRGIDDVRALREQVHTLPFGSPYKCYIIDECHSLTKDAYNALLKTLEEPPPHALFILATTELEKVPETVVSRCELHRFRKPALRELGECALSVAEAEGYTLEPQAAELVALIGDGSFRDTLGALQKVLSAGGADALADKKIKRSLISADAAATILGAPSAALIRDFVGALAERNLPAALALVGTAAGQGGDLRLFAELLLRRLRFILLLRYAPDMADFIRGELSDEDFATARELARRSDTPINSATLAVFLAAAAEIPRAAIPELPLELALVDSLDPSNDKIVYAMVEGGTLHSKKRYRM, from the coding sequence ATGCCGAGCGTCGCGCTTTATAGAAAATATCGTCCAACGAGTTTCGCCGAGGTTGCGGGTCAGCCGCAGGTGACGAGGGCGCTTGAGGGTGCTCTTAAGGGTGGCTCGATTGCGCACGCCTATCTCTTTGCTGGTTCGCGGGGCACGGGCAAGACCTCGGTTGCGCGCATTTTTGCGCGCGCGGCAGGCGTCGGCGAGAGCGATCTTTACGAAATAGACGCGGCGTCAAACCGCGGCATTGACGATGTGCGCGCGCTCCGCGAGCAGGTACATACGCTACCCTTCGGCTCGCCGTACAAATGCTACATTATCGACGAATGTCATAGCCTGACAAAGGACGCGTATAACGCGCTCCTCAAAACCCTCGAGGAGCCGCCGCCGCACGCGCTCTTCATCCTCGCAACGACCGAACTCGAGAAAGTGCCGGAGACCGTTGTCTCGCGCTGCGAGCTCCACCGATTCCGCAAACCCGCGCTCCGCGAGCTCGGCGAGTGTGCGCTCTCGGTCGCGGAGGCGGAGGGCTACACGCTTGAGCCGCAGGCTGCGGAGCTTGTTGCCCTCATCGGCGATGGGTCGTTTCGTGACACGCTCGGAGCGCTTCAGAAAGTGTTGAGCGCGGGCGGCGCTGATGCACTGGCCGACAAAAAAATAAAACGCTCGCTCATCTCTGCTGATGCCGCCGCGACAATACTCGGCGCACCATCCGCCGCACTCATCCGCGATTTTGTCGGTGCACTTGCGGAGCGCAATCTCCCCGCTGCGCTCGCCCTCGTGGGCACTGCGGCAGGGCAGGGAGGAGACCTTCGGCTTTTCGCCGAACTTTTACTGAGGCGATTGCGTTTTATCCTCCTGCTCCGCTACGCGCCGGACATGGCGGATTTTATTCGCGGCGAGCTCTCGGACGAAGACTTTGCGACGGCAAGAGAACTTGCACGCCGCTCCGATACCCCCATCAACTCCGCCACGCTCGCCGTCTTTCTCGCCGCCGCTGCGGAGATCCCCCGCGCTGCAATCCCCGAACTCCCCCTCGAGCTTGCACTGGTAGATTCACTCGATCCCTCAAATGATAAGATTGTATATGCGATGGTTGAAGGAGGCACTCTGCATTCCAAAAAGAGATATCGTATGTGA
- a CDS encoding ribonuclease HII, producing the protein MYTAREVHIVVGIDEAGRGPLAGPLALGAVALGNIQHSVLNKLSTGLGPLRDSKRLTAEQREQWFAALVSVQKRGELRFVVTFVRASVIDARGISAAARLAVARVLRKLTLVPRLSSVLLDGLLIAPKRFREQRTIIRGDETEPLISLASIVAKVLRDRHMVRMARRFPNYGFERHKGYGTSAHYAALERYGPCAIHRRSFLRGVI; encoded by the coding sequence ATGTACACTGCGCGAGAAGTACACATTGTGGTAGGAATTGACGAAGCAGGGCGAGGACCACTCGCCGGGCCTTTGGCTCTCGGGGCTGTCGCCCTCGGTAATATTCAACACTCGGTGTTGAACAAGTTATCCACAGGTTTGGGGCCTCTGCGCGATTCAAAACGGCTTACCGCAGAGCAGCGAGAGCAGTGGTTTGCCGCCCTCGTGAGTGTGCAGAAGAGAGGCGAACTTCGCTTTGTGGTAACTTTCGTCCGTGCATCGGTGATTGACGCGCGGGGTATCAGCGCCGCGGCGCGGCTCGCCGTGGCGCGCGTACTCCGAAAACTCACGCTGGTGCCTCGGCTCTCGAGTGTGCTTCTCGACGGACTGCTCATCGCGCCGAAGCGCTTCAGAGAGCAGCGCACGATCATCCGCGGCGATGAGACAGAGCCGCTTATTTCGCTTGCATCAATTGTCGCGAAGGTGCTGCGGGATCGCCACATGGTGCGTATGGCCCGTCGCTTTCCGAACTACGGCTTCGAGCGCCACAAAGGCTACGGCACGAGTGCCCATTATGCCGCGCTCGAGCGGTACGGGCCCTGCGCGATCCACCGCAGAAGCTTTTTGCGCGGTGTGATTTGA
- a CDS encoding ParB/RepB/Spo0J family partition protein: protein MFENNAIFWVEVDKIRPNPYQPRREFDDARLRDLADSIRQYGVLQPIVVSRIEVPKEDGGLAVEYELIAGERRVRASKLAGIAQIPVIIRGGPENDRTKLELAIIENLQREDLSPIDRARAFARLAGEFGFSHSEIGRRIGKSRVSVTNTIRILGLPEEILAALAEKKITEGHTRPLLMLTTRAEEQLTLFREIVLRQMPVREAEGIARRIAVERARKRINDDPDILALERSLSERFGTRVQIERRGDVGGKVVIDYFSPDDLNNIVALLQARQSAAAALEALERPVASAEDMGLEATGDAETLVVPEIPRGEDVPTPAPQPLEEQDDADLYTVKNFTI, encoded by the coding sequence ATGTTTGAAAACAACGCCATCTTTTGGGTCGAAGTTGACAAGATCAGGCCGAACCCGTACCAGCCGCGCCGCGAGTTTGACGACGCGCGGCTACGCGACCTTGCGGACTCCATTCGCCAGTACGGGGTGCTGCAGCCGATCGTGGTCTCGCGCATCGAGGTGCCGAAAGAGGACGGCGGGCTTGCGGTCGAGTACGAACTCATCGCCGGAGAGCGGCGGGTGCGGGCCTCGAAGCTCGCTGGCATTGCGCAGATACCAGTCATCATTCGTGGCGGGCCTGAGAATGACCGCACGAAGCTCGAGCTTGCAATAATCGAGAATCTCCAGCGGGAGGACTTGAGCCCCATCGATCGTGCCCGCGCATTCGCGCGGCTTGCGGGCGAGTTCGGTTTTTCTCACAGCGAGATCGGACGCAGGATAGGGAAGAGCCGCGTGTCGGTGACAAACACGATCAGGATCTTGGGCTTGCCCGAGGAGATACTCGCTGCGCTTGCCGAGAAGAAAATAACCGAGGGACACACGCGGCCGCTCCTCATGCTCACAACGAGGGCCGAGGAGCAGCTGACGCTCTTTCGCGAGATTGTGTTGCGACAGATGCCCGTGCGCGAGGCCGAGGGCATCGCGCGACGTATCGCCGTCGAGCGAGCGCGGAAGAGGATAAATGACGACCCGGATATTCTCGCGCTCGAGCGCTCGCTCTCGGAGCGCTTCGGCACGCGCGTACAGATTGAGCGGCGTGGGGATGTCGGCGGCAAAGTGGTCATTGACTATTTCTCGCCGGACGACCTCAACAATATTGTTGCTCTGCTTCAGGCGCGCCAGAGTGCCGCCGCAGCGCTCGAGGCGCTTGAGCGACCTGTCGCTTCGGCGGAGGACATGGGATTAGAAGCTACTGGCGACGCTGAGACGCTCGTTGTTCCCGAAATACCTCGTGGTGAAGATGTGCCGACTCCCGCGCCACAACCTCTCGAAGAGCAAGACGACGCCGACCTCTACACAGTCAAAAATTTTACGATTTGA
- a CDS encoding ScpA family protein, with protein sequence MQPDVEDSYLVKTVGFEGPLDLLLTLIEDRKLSISEVALASVADAYTAHVRALERVPVGETAQFVLTAATLLLIKSRSLLPTLDFTSEEEGDIRDLEERLRRLAVLRESARELARLAAGPALYARRARVEPIPIFAPGSRLTMAVIVETVQGIVSSVSSEASRIPETLVRRTVHLEEVVRTLAERIERAFAVSFSDIRAASRDRLDLIVSFLALLELVRRGGVAAAQEAPFADITIEGDHVGVPRYD encoded by the coding sequence ATGCAACCGGACGTCGAGGACAGTTATTTGGTGAAAACGGTCGGTTTTGAAGGACCGCTCGACCTCCTGCTTACTTTAATCGAGGATCGAAAACTTTCGATCAGCGAGGTTGCCTTGGCTTCCGTGGCGGATGCATACACGGCACATGTACGGGCCCTAGAGCGTGTACCGGTGGGCGAGACCGCGCAGTTCGTGCTCACCGCTGCAACACTCCTCCTCATAAAGTCGCGCTCGCTCTTGCCGACGCTCGATTTCACGAGCGAGGAAGAAGGCGACATTCGCGATCTCGAAGAGCGGCTGCGGCGGCTCGCTGTCCTGCGCGAGTCGGCGCGAGAGCTCGCTCGTTTGGCGGCAGGTCCGGCGCTCTATGCGCGTCGTGCTCGCGTTGAGCCGATTCCGATTTTTGCGCCCGGAAGTCGGCTCACCATGGCGGTTATTGTCGAGACTGTCCAGGGCATCGTGAGTTCGGTGTCGTCCGAGGCGTCTCGTATCCCGGAGACTCTTGTACGCCGGACGGTACACCTAGAAGAAGTGGTGCGCACGCTCGCCGAGCGGATCGAGCGTGCGTTTGCAGTGAGTTTTTCCGACATCAGAGCGGCATCACGGGACCGGCTTGATCTTATAGTAAGCTTCCTCGCGTTGCTTGAACTCGTGAGGCGCGGCGGGGTAGCTGCCGCGCAGGAAGCGCCGTTTGCGGACATTACCATTGAAGGCGATCACGTGGGCGTGCCAAGGTACGACTAA
- a CDS encoding endonuclease Q family protein, whose protein sequence is MHFIVDFHTHSHYSRATSPEMNVSGLTRWAQLKGTTLIGTGDFTHPLWFAEMRETLEPAESGLFKLSSAEEREIAREVPERCRAAMRFLLTVEVSTIYKRAGRVRKVHSLILAPSFKVAAKVNDTLRRIGNISSDGRPILGLDTEELLKIVLDASEECMLIPAHAWTPHFAVFGSASGFDSLEEAFGESAKYIHAIETGLSSDPAMNWRLSALDRLALVSNSDAHSPRKLGREANVFNTNLSYAAITGALKRNDPEAFESTIEFYPEEGKYHLDGHRLCKTRLKPEETRARGGLCPACGKPVTVGVMHRVASLADRGPGARVAGGRPFRSIVPLPEIIAEALEVGPQSKRVDERYFALLAALGNEFYILLDAPIEDIARASTSLIAEAVRRMRAGEVHIAPGYDGEYGTVKIFDDGERIALATRAASAQTKLF, encoded by the coding sequence ATGCACTTCATTGTCGACTTTCATACGCACTCGCACTACTCGCGGGCGACGTCGCCCGAGATGAATGTCTCGGGGCTCACGCGCTGGGCGCAGCTGAAGGGCACGACGCTGATCGGCACCGGCGACTTCACACATCCGCTCTGGTTTGCCGAGATGCGCGAGACGCTTGAGCCGGCAGAGAGCGGGCTTTTCAAGCTCTCCAGCGCAGAGGAGCGCGAAATCGCGCGTGAGGTGCCCGAGCGCTGCCGCGCCGCAATGCGCTTTCTCCTCACCGTCGAGGTGAGTACGATCTATAAGCGCGCCGGGCGTGTGCGCAAGGTCCACAGTCTGATTCTCGCGCCGTCGTTTAAGGTCGCAGCGAAGGTTAATGACACACTGCGGCGCATTGGCAACATTTCATCGGACGGCAGGCCGATCCTCGGTCTCGATACCGAGGAGCTCCTTAAAATCGTGCTTGATGCGTCCGAGGAGTGCATGCTGATCCCTGCCCACGCATGGACGCCGCACTTTGCCGTGTTCGGATCGGCGTCGGGCTTTGATTCCCTTGAGGAGGCGTTTGGCGAGAGCGCGAAATATATCCATGCGATTGAGACGGGGCTCAGCTCTGACCCCGCGATGAACTGGCGGCTCTCCGCGCTCGACAGGCTTGCGCTCGTTTCAAACTCCGACGCGCATTCGCCGCGCAAGCTCGGTCGCGAGGCGAATGTTTTTAATACCAACCTTTCCTATGCCGCGATCACCGGGGCGCTCAAGCGCAATGACCCAGAGGCTTTCGAGAGCACGATCGAGTTTTATCCGGAGGAGGGGAAGTACCACCTCGACGGTCACAGGCTTTGCAAGACGCGCCTCAAGCCCGAGGAAACCCGCGCGCGAGGCGGGCTTTGTCCCGCGTGTGGAAAGCCCGTAACTGTCGGCGTTATGCATCGCGTTGCTTCACTTGCAGATCGTGGGCCAGGCGCGCGAGTGGCCGGCGGGCGGCCATTCCGGAGCATCGTGCCGCTTCCCGAGATCATCGCCGAGGCGCTCGAAGTCGGGCCGCAGAGCAAGCGCGTGGACGAGCGATACTTTGCGCTCCTTGCTGCGCTCGGAAACGAATTTTATATTCTCCTCGATGCGCCGATTGAGGATATCGCGCGCGCTTCGACCTCGCTCATCGCGGAGGCAGTCCGCCGCATGAGGGCGGGTGAGGTACATATCGCCCCAGGCTACGATGGGGAGTACGGAACCGTCAAAATTTTCGACGATGGAGAACGTATAGCGCTCGCCACGAGAGCGGCGAGCGCGCAGACGAAGCTGTTTTGA
- a CDS encoding ATP-dependent helicase: protein MLLSDELDADQDTAVSALDGPVVIVAGPGSGKTRVLVERVSRLICERGVPPEQILAITFTNKAVDEIRERIRAAVAPTTLTHQAPIHSPRLSSGFDGQALATFRSPVVATFHALAHTMLREYGELVGVPPNFRVGEKPRGKRAGTNDTALDFDALLSRALELLRTHEDVLAHYRSRFNFILADEYQDANALQSTLLDLLAAGHRNLCVIGDPNQSIYSFRAADPRHFSSFTERYPDARVLRLIRNYRSTPSILAVAGSCIGSCATSDVAQQEQKSTRPHIIHAASDRAEALWIVRTIEREIGGADLLRAGAGNFSFGDFAVIYRLHALAREFESALNHVGIPFRTIGGVGFFEQPEVRNVLEKLETLDLPDHDADYHANAEIPIAANDLKFSTLSQAVNAIATQSNAKQHDRRVTPRRNTLSDRILELVGIATQFDHLELAEARRALLARATLARPEDTLVSGEAVMLLSAHAAKGLEFPVVFVAGVEEGLFPYLRPDEVRNDERIAEERRLLYVAMTRAKERLYLSQAAKRTLFGKTYFPAPSRFLASLPENLCERIFLRPPQKRTTTPQARLF, encoded by the coding sequence ATGCTGTTATCTGATGAACTTGACGCGGATCAAGACACGGCCGTATCCGCGCTTGATGGTCCGGTGGTGATTGTTGCTGGCCCCGGAAGCGGCAAGACGCGCGTTCTCGTCGAGCGCGTGAGCCGCTTGATATGTGAGCGCGGCGTGCCGCCGGAGCAGATCCTCGCCATTACTTTCACGAACAAGGCGGTGGACGAGATACGGGAGCGCATTCGAGCGGCCGTTGCACCGACCACGCTCACGCATCAAGCGCCAATCCACTCTCCCCGCCTTAGCTCCGGCTTCGACGGGCAAGCACTCGCCACCTTCCGCTCTCCCGTAGTCGCCACCTTCCACGCCCTCGCACATACGATGCTCCGCGAGTACGGAGAGCTTGTTGGCGTGCCTCCTAACTTTCGCGTCGGTGAGAAACCGCGCGGAAAGCGGGCGGGCACAAACGACACAGCGCTCGACTTCGACGCACTCCTCTCGCGCGCGCTCGAGCTCCTCCGCACGCACGAGGACGTGCTCGCGCACTACCGCAGTCGCTTCAATTTTATACTCGCCGACGAGTACCAAGACGCAAACGCGCTCCAGAGCACGCTTCTCGATCTCCTCGCCGCGGGGCACCGCAACCTCTGCGTCATCGGCGATCCAAACCAGTCGATCTACTCGTTTCGCGCCGCGGATCCTCGGCATTTCTCCTCGTTCACCGAGCGCTATCCTGACGCCCGCGTGCTGCGCCTCATCCGAAATTACCGTTCTACTCCCTCGATTCTCGCAGTGGCCGGCTCGTGCATCGGGTCTTGTGCAACATCGGATGTCGCACAGCAGGAACAAAAAAGCACACGGCCGCACATCATACATGCAGCCTCCGACCGAGCCGAGGCGCTCTGGATCGTCCGCACGATTGAGCGGGAGATTGGGGGCGCCGACCTTTTGCGCGCTGGCGCAGGTAATTTCTCGTTCGGTGATTTCGCGGTGATCTATCGCCTGCACGCGCTCGCCCGCGAGTTTGAGAGCGCGCTTAACCACGTCGGTATTCCCTTCCGTACGATCGGCGGTGTCGGGTTTTTCGAGCAGCCCGAGGTCCGCAATGTGCTCGAAAAGCTCGAGACGCTCGATCTTCCCGATCACGACGCCGACTACCATGCAAACGCGGAAATCCCTATCGCAGCAAACGACCTAAAGTTTTCGACGCTCTCGCAAGCTGTAAATGCCATCGCGACGCAAAGCAATGCTAAACAGCATGACCGGAGAGTGACACCACGCCGCAACACACTCTCTGACCGCATTCTCGAACTTGTTGGTATCGCAACGCAGTTCGACCACCTCGAGCTAGCCGAGGCGCGCCGCGCGCTCCTTGCGCGCGCGACGCTCGCACGGCCAGAAGATACCCTAGTGTCGGGCGAGGCCGTGATGCTCCTCAGCGCGCACGCCGCAAAGGGCCTTGAATTTCCGGTCGTGTTCGTCGCTGGAGTTGAGGAGGGGCTGTTTCCCTACCTGCGGCCGGACGAAGTGCGCAATGACGAACGCATCGCCGAAGAACGCCGCCTCCTCTACGTCGCGATGACACGCGCGAAAGAGCGACTGTATCTTTCTCAGGCAGCAAAACGAACGCTTTTTGGAAAAACGTACTTCCCCGCCCCCTCGCGTTTTCTTGCGTCCCTTCCCGAGAATCTTTGCGAGCGGATCTTCCTCCGTCCGCCGCAAAAGAGAACAACCACGCCGCAGGCGAGGCTGTTTTGA
- a CDS encoding thioredoxin domain-containing protein, which produces MENDTIQKEAGVGSSTSHTAAVSLSIIFAGALVAAAVYFSDRGGSIARAPEPAAIAAAQDSQSLDNMRPISERDHIRGNPNAPLKIVEYSDMECPFCKRFHPTLKQVMDEYGKDGTVAWIYRHFPLDTLHSKARAEAIASECAAESGGNTAFWAYLDRFYELTPSNDQTDIKKVLPQIASEIGLDVSKFNFCLTAGNYDAHVQDDLDDAIATGGNGTPWSIIITESGKKYPLSGGLPYASVKQLIDLALKEEEQP; this is translated from the coding sequence ATGGAAAACGACACTATACAAAAAGAGGCTGGCGTAGGATCTTCGACGTCGCACACCGCTGCAGTATCGCTCTCGATTATCTTCGCGGGCGCGCTTGTTGCGGCCGCGGTGTATTTCTCTGATCGCGGAGGAAGTATCGCGAGGGCGCCAGAGCCCGCAGCAATCGCAGCAGCGCAAGACTCGCAGAGTCTAGACAATATGCGGCCTATCAGCGAGCGTGATCACATTCGTGGCAATCCGAACGCGCCGCTAAAAATAGTCGAATATTCGGACATGGAATGTCCGTTCTGCAAGCGATTCCACCCCACACTAAAGCAGGTGATGGACGAATACGGCAAAGATGGAACCGTTGCGTGGATATATCGACATTTTCCGCTCGACACACTTCATTCAAAGGCGAGGGCCGAGGCTATCGCGAGCGAGTGCGCCGCGGAGAGCGGCGGAAACACTGCGTTTTGGGCGTATCTTGACCGCTTCTATGAATTGACCCCATCGAACGACCAAACAGATATCAAAAAAGTCCTGCCGCAAATAGCATCGGAAATCGGACTCGACGTAAGTAAATTCAACTTCTGCCTCACGGCGGGCAACTATGATGCGCATGTCCAAGACGATCTCGACGATGCGATCGCAACAGGAGGCAACGGTACGCCCTGGAGTATCATCATAACGGAGAGCGGTAAAAAATATCCGCTCTCGGGCGGGCTGCCGTATGCGTCAGTAAAACAGCTGATTGATCTTGCGCTCAAAGAAGAAGAACAGCCATGA
- a CDS encoding DUF167 domain-containing protein gives MKVFIKAKPNARREAVEKIDESHFVVSVQAPARRGKANAGVAHAIAAYFGVSPSRIRLVSGASAKNKVFEVA, from the coding sequence ATGAAAGTCTTTATCAAAGCGAAGCCGAACGCGCGACGAGAGGCGGTCGAGAAGATTGACGAATCGCATTTTGTCGTTTCCGTCCAAGCGCCAGCACGCCGCGGCAAGGCAAACGCGGGTGTCGCGCACGCGATCGCCGCGTACTTTGGCGTCAGCCCGTCACGCATCCGTTTGGTCTCAGGGGCTTCGGCAAAAAATAAGGTGTTCGAGGTGGCGTAA
- a CDS encoding replication-associated recombination protein A, with translation MEPLASRLRPRTLEGFIGQEHLVGEGMPLRSAIERRHRFSFILWGPPGVGKTTLARIYAQALEAKLYELSAVSAGKDDVRAVLADESADSPKVLFLDEIHRFNKAQQDFLLPFVERGEITLIGATTENPSFEVIAPLLSRCRVFVLRELSEDEIGMIIAKSGISLDDEARTRLAAISNGDARQALTILEVASELYGAVTIETLERALQSQHLRYDRAGEEHYNTISAFIKSMRAGQPDAAIYYLARMVEAGEDPLFIARRMVIFASEDIGLAQPTALVVANAVFRACETIGYPECAINLAHGVAYLAQSRKDRRAYDALRGAQADVKRLGNLPVPLKIRNAPTKLMKELGYGSGYEKYTKEDLLPDEIKGKKYLE, from the coding sequence ATGGAACCGCTTGCTTCACGGTTGCGGCCACGAACGCTTGAGGGATTTATCGGGCAGGAGCATCTCGTCGGGGAGGGGATGCCGCTCCGGAGCGCGATCGAGCGTCGGCACCGATTTTCATTCATTCTCTGGGGGCCGCCCGGGGTGGGGAAGACGACGCTGGCGCGCATCTACGCGCAAGCGCTTGAAGCGAAGCTCTACGAGCTCTCGGCGGTGTCGGCGGGGAAAGACGACGTGCGTGCGGTGCTTGCGGACGAGAGTGCCGACTCGCCGAAGGTGCTCTTTCTCGACGAGATTCACCGCTTCAACAAAGCGCAGCAGGACTTTCTCCTGCCCTTTGTCGAGCGCGGTGAGATTACACTCATCGGCGCGACGACCGAGAACCCGAGTTTTGAAGTGATCGCGCCGCTCTTATCGCGCTGCCGTGTGTTCGTGCTCCGCGAACTCTCGGAGGATGAGATCGGGATGATCATTGCAAAGAGCGGCATATCGCTCGATGATGAGGCGCGTACGCGCCTTGCCGCTATCTCAAACGGAGACGCACGTCAGGCGCTCACCATTCTTGAAGTCGCCTCCGAGCTCTATGGGGCGGTCACGATTGAGACGCTCGAGCGCGCACTCCAGTCACAGCACCTGCGCTACGACCGCGCCGGGGAGGAGCACTACAATACGATCAGCGCGTTCATCAAAAGCATGCGTGCCGGGCAGCCGGACGCAGCGATTTACTACCTCGCGCGGATGGTCGAGGCCGGGGAAGACCCGCTTTTTATCGCGCGGCGGATGGTGATATTCGCGAGCGAAGACATCGGTCTCGCGCAGCCGACTGCGCTTGTTGTGGCAAACGCCGTTTTTCGCGCCTGCGAGACCATCGGGTACCCCGAGTGCGCGATCAACCTCGCGCACGGGGTCGCGTACCTTGCGCAGAGCCGCAAAGATCGTCGCGCGTATGATGCGCTGCGAGGAGCGCAGGCGGACGTGAAGCGCCTCGGCAATCTTCCGGTCCCGCTCAAAATTAGAAACGCCCCAACCAAGCTCATGAAAGAGCTCGGCTACGGCAGCGGATATGAGAAGTATACGAAAGAAGATTTACTCCCCGACGAGATCAAGGGGAAGAAGTATCTCGAGTAA